The Triticum urartu cultivar G1812 chromosome 5, Tu2.1, whole genome shotgun sequence genome contains the following window.
GCTGGTGTGCTGCAGGAGGGCGGCCGGATGTCGGACGCGCCGGCGAGCCTGCCGGGCGGCGGCTTCGGCGGCATCAGGGAGCAGGACAGGTTCCTGCCCATCGCCAACATCAGCAGCATCATGAAGAAGGCCATCCTGGCCAACGGCAAGATCGCCAAGGACGCCAAGGAGACCCTGCGGGAGTGCATCTCGGAGTTCATTGCTTCATCGCCAGCGAGTGAGTGCCTCTGTTGACCGCTGCCGCTCTGTTTTGCCTGCCCGAATCAAGTGTGGTCTGGTGCTGACCTGTCGCCATTTTGTCTTGTCTGTATTGTAGGGCGAGTGACAAGTGCCAGAGGGAGAAGTGCAAGACCATCAACATC
Protein-coding sequences here:
- the LOC125506482 gene encoding nuclear transcription factor Y subunit B-3-like, with protein sequence MSDAPASLPGGGFGGIREQDRFLPIANISSIMKKAILANGKIAKDAKETLRECISEFIASSPASEASDKCQREKCKTINIDDLLWAMAMLGFQEYIEPLKVYLQNYREVHAHLAMWDFFI